GCCCGGGGGCAGGTCGCCCATGTCGATCTGCCGGTCGGCGTGTGGGAGGAGCACCAGGAGAAGCTGCTCAAGCGGCTTGCCGGGCGGCTCGGCAAGGACGTGCGGGTGTGGAGTGCGGTGGAGGCGCCGGCCGGGTTCAACGCGCGGTTCGCCGCCCTGTGGCGCCGTTACGTGTACCGGGTCGGTGACCGGACCGGCGGTGTGGACCCGTTGCTGCGCAACCATGTGCTCTGGCACGACTGGGAGCTGGACGTCGTCGCGATGGACGCCGCCGCCAAGTCCCTCGTCGGAGAGCATGACTTCGCCGCGTACGCGAAGAAGCGCGAGGGGGCGTCGACGGTCCGCGAGGTCCTCGACTTCGGGGTGCGCCGGCGGCTCGACGGCATCGTCGAGATCGAGGTCCGCGCCGACGCCTTCTGCCACAACCAGGTGCGGTCCATGGTCGGCGCGCTGCTGTTCGTGGGCGACGGGCACCGGGGGGTGGAGTGGCCGAGGCGGGTACTGGACGCGCGGGTGCGGGACAGTGCCGTGCACGTCGTACGGCCGTACGGGCTGACGCTGGAGGAGGTCGCCTATCCGGCGGACGACCAGCTCGCCGGGCGGCAGCTTCAGGCTCGGCGGGTGCGGGGCGAGGTCCACTGACGGGTGCCGACAGGTTGCCTGAGGGGTGTACGGCCCGCACGCTCAATGGCCGACGATCACTGATCGTCGGCCATCGCGAGCGGGAGAGGCAGAGGGGCTGGGAGGGGGTTCGTTACTGGCTGGCCGCCGAGGCCTGGGCCTCGCCGCGGCGTCTGATCTGGCGGAAGGCGAACTCGGCCAGGTCGTCGCCGGTGGTGAAGACGGCCGTGCTCTTCGTCGTCACGTCCTTGCCGTTGGTGAAACCGGAGATCGTGAAGTAGGCGTAGCGGCCGTAGGAGTTGGTCGTCGAGCGGCAGATCGCCGCGCGGCAGAAGGTCGGGACGCCGCCGCCGGACAGGGACTCGACGATGCTCTTCCTGTCCGCCGTGGTCTTGACCTTCGTGGCCTGCGCCTCGGTGTCGAAGACGGCCACGCCGACCGTCACCGCGATGCCGTCCTTGCTGTACGTGACGCGCAGGAAGCGCGTGCACCTGTTGTCCGTCAGGATCTTCGGAAGGGTGGCCTTCACGGCCGACGCGCAGTTCGTCGTGTCGGCGGTCGGGCCCTTCTTGTAGAGGCGCTCGCCCATCGTCAGCTGCGTACCGGGGAAGAGGGTGTCCGGGCTCAGCTCGGCAGTGTCCTTCTTCACATTGGATATGAAGTCCTTCGGGTCCAGCGGCGGCGGCGCGCTGGTCGGCGCGAACGACGGCACCGTCGACGCGGTGTCGCTGGGGATGTCCGCGGTGGCGGGCAGACCGGAGGTCGGTTTGTTGGAGGCCTGGCTGTCGCCGTCCGCGTTGACCACGGCCATCGCCACGGCCGCGCCCACGCCGACGGTGGCCACGGCGGCCCCGACGATCAGCAGGAGTCTGCGGCGTCTGTTACGGGTCTCGGACGCGTCGGCGAGCGCCGCCCAGTCGGGGGCCTGGCTGCCGAACTGGCCGCCCCACGGCTGCTGCTGCGGGGCCCGGCTGTTCTGGTCGTCCCACGACGGCTGTGAGGTCCGGCCGCTCTGGTCGTCCCACGGTTGTTGCGGGGTACTCGGTTTCCAGGGATCCCACTGAGGTCCCCCCTGCCCAAAGCTCATGGGCGCATCTTAGACGCCGTGCAACCCCTGTGCCGATGCGTCTCAGGGCCTTCTCATGGGCCACAGGGGTAACGCGGTCGGGGCCGGGACAGGGATCGGCCAGGGTTCGGTCAGGGTTCAGGCGGGTTTCTCACGCACCGGCCCGTACTGTCCGTTGCGGCGGCCGTCGGACGGGTCCACCCGTGGCCGTCCGCCCGTGTTCGCCCCGTGCCCGCCGACCTCGTTTTGACCCGTCCGGGGCAGCACGGGTAGCCTGGGCGATTGTTATGCGTATCGGCTTGGTCGCTTTCACGCGAGAGGCCCTTACGTAGGTTCCCTGGAGCAGTTTCCAGTGGGCGGCATACGGGCATCGGTCCCGGCACTGTCGTCCCCAGCTGCACGATCGCTTCAGTGATGCCATGTGTCAGGACCCATCCACTGAAGAAGCGAAGGCTACGAAGTGCGTACGTTCAGCCCTAAGCCCGGCGACATCACTCGCCAGTGGTACGTCATCGACGCCCAGGATGTCGTCCTGGGCCGTCTGGCCACCACTGCCGCGAACATTCTGCGCGGCAAGCACAAGCCGATTTACGCGCCCCACGTCGACGCCGGTGACTTCGTCATCATCATCAACGCCGACAAGGTGCACCTCTCCGGCAACAAGAAGACCCAGAAGATGGCCTACCGCCACTCCGGTTACCCGGGTGGTCTGCGCTCCGTCCGTTACGACGAGCTTCTGGCGAAGAACCCCGAGAAGGCCGTCGAGAAGGCCATCAAGGGCATGATCCCCAAGAACACCCTGGGTCGTCAGTGCCTTTCGAAGCTGAAGGTCTACTCGGGCGACCAGCACCCCCACGCTGCCCAGCAGCCGGTGCCGTTCGAGATCACCCAGGTCGCGCAGTAGTTCCGGCCACCCCCTAAGACGTAGAAAATTCTGAGGAGAATCGTGGCCGAGACCACTGTCGAGCAGCCGCTCGACGACACCGCCGATGTCGAGTTCGAGAACGCCGACATCGAGA
The DNA window shown above is from Streptomyces sp. NBC_01451 and carries:
- the truA gene encoding tRNA pseudouridine(38-40) synthase TruA, which codes for MSDDVQPGFVRVRLDLSYDGSGFSGWAKQAGGRRTVQGEIEDALRTVTRSGEALYELTVAGRTDAGVHARGQVAHVDLPVGVWEEHQEKLLKRLAGRLGKDVRVWSAVEAPAGFNARFAALWRRYVYRVGDRTGGVDPLLRNHVLWHDWELDVVAMDAAAKSLVGEHDFAAYAKKREGASTVREVLDFGVRRRLDGIVEIEVRADAFCHNQVRSMVGALLFVGDGHRGVEWPRRVLDARVRDSAVHVVRPYGLTLEEVAYPADDQLAGRQLQARRVRGEVH
- the rplM gene encoding 50S ribosomal protein L13; protein product: MRTFSPKPGDITRQWYVIDAQDVVLGRLATTAANILRGKHKPIYAPHVDAGDFVIIINADKVHLSGNKKTQKMAYRHSGYPGGLRSVRYDELLAKNPEKAVEKAIKGMIPKNTLGRQCLSKLKVYSGDQHPHAAQQPVPFEITQVAQ